The following coding sequences are from one Kallotenue papyrolyticum window:
- a CDS encoding ABC transporter ATP-binding protein — protein sequence MQQPPALEARNITKQFPGVLANDHISFTLQRGEIHALLGENGAGKSTLMNILYGLYAPDSGEIFVHGRPVTIRSSADAIALGLGMVHQEYALVDTLTVAENIMLGTEVAHGPLLDERSANRRIAQLSREYGLEVPPDALVQDLPVGVQQRVEILKALYRNAEILILDEPTAVLTPQETEDLFRVMRGLVARGKSIIFISHKLKEVLSIADRITVLRRGRVVGTTTPTAATEHSLAAMMVGRDVVLEVEKQPAQPGSVVLETHDLTVLDDRGQVAVDGITLQVRAGEVLGIAGVQGNGQSELVEAITGLREVVRGQVCIAGRDVTGASPRAITELGVAYIPEDRKGTGLVLSYPVADNLVLSSYYRPPFARGIRIQARAIAEHAEKLVKTFDIRTPSIWTPVGSLSGGNQQKVIVAREFSRPIKLLVASQPTRGIDVGSIEFIHRSIIQQRDAGTAVLLVSAELDEIMALSDRIAVMYKGRILAVLPREEATRERLGLLMAGIEDVRVPVEVTHHGR from the coding sequence GTGCAACAGCCACCAGCCCTCGAAGCACGCAACATCACCAAACAGTTTCCGGGCGTCCTAGCCAACGATCATATTTCGTTCACGCTGCAGCGGGGCGAGATCCATGCGCTGCTCGGCGAGAACGGCGCCGGCAAATCCACACTGATGAACATTCTCTACGGCCTGTACGCGCCCGACAGCGGCGAGATCTTCGTGCACGGCCGTCCGGTAACGATCCGCTCCTCTGCCGACGCGATCGCCCTGGGCCTGGGCATGGTCCACCAGGAGTACGCGCTGGTCGATACGCTGACCGTTGCCGAAAACATCATGCTCGGCACCGAGGTGGCGCATGGCCCGCTGCTGGATGAGCGCAGCGCCAACCGGCGCATCGCTCAGCTTTCGCGCGAGTACGGGCTGGAGGTGCCGCCGGATGCCCTGGTGCAAGACCTGCCGGTCGGCGTGCAGCAGCGCGTGGAGATCCTCAAGGCGCTGTACCGCAATGCCGAGATCCTGATTCTGGACGAGCCCACGGCGGTGCTGACGCCGCAGGAGACCGAGGATCTGTTTCGCGTCATGCGCGGCCTCGTCGCGCGCGGCAAGTCGATCATCTTCATTTCGCACAAACTCAAGGAAGTGCTCAGCATTGCCGACCGCATCACGGTGTTGCGCCGTGGGCGCGTCGTGGGCACGACCACGCCTACCGCGGCGACCGAACACTCGCTGGCGGCGATGATGGTTGGCCGCGATGTGGTGCTGGAGGTCGAGAAACAACCGGCGCAGCCCGGCAGCGTAGTGCTGGAAACACACGACCTGACCGTGCTCGACGACCGTGGCCAAGTGGCGGTCGATGGCATCACGCTCCAGGTGCGCGCCGGCGAGGTGCTGGGCATCGCCGGCGTGCAGGGCAACGGCCAGAGCGAGCTGGTGGAGGCCATCACCGGCCTGCGTGAGGTGGTGCGCGGCCAGGTCTGCATCGCCGGTCGCGACGTCACCGGCGCATCACCGCGCGCGATCACCGAGCTGGGCGTGGCCTACATCCCGGAAGATCGCAAGGGCACCGGCCTGGTGCTGAGCTATCCGGTCGCCGACAATCTGGTGCTCTCGTCCTACTACCGCCCGCCCTTTGCGCGCGGCATCCGCATTCAGGCACGGGCCATTGCCGAGCACGCCGAAAAACTGGTCAAAACGTTTGACATTCGCACGCCCTCGATCTGGACGCCGGTTGGCTCGCTGTCGGGCGGCAACCAGCAGAAGGTGATCGTGGCGCGCGAGTTCAGCCGTCCGATCAAGCTGCTGGTGGCCTCGCAGCCAACCCGGGGCATCGACGTCGGCTCGATCGAGTTTATCCATCGCTCGATCATTCAACAGCGCGATGCCGGCACCGCGGTGCTGTTGGTCTCCGCCGAACTAGATGAGATCATGGCGCTCTCCGACCGCATCGCGGTGATGTACAAGGGCCGTATCCTGGCCGTGCTGCCGCGCGAGGAAGCGACGCGCGAACGGCTGGGTCTGTTGATGGCCGGTATTGAAGACGTTCGTGTGCCTGTTGAGGTAACGCATCATGGCCGTTAA
- a CDS encoding BMP family lipoprotein, with the protein MAKPFRSIVLLLALLIPLLTACGGGGQTAASPSPQAAASPSSAASPEASPEASPEASPQATAGAGGNASNVRVALVTDVGKVNDGTFNQFAYEGLVRARDELGVQIDFIETQQPTDYERNLDQFANQDYDLVIGVGFLMGEAVQAAAARHPDVNFAIVDYAYENPAPNLKGLIFNEDEAAYMVGTMAALVSKSNVIGVVGGIDVPAVQKFVKGYEAGAKAQKPDIRVLSVYIPSFTDPAAGAEAARSMIAEGADVIFGAGGQTGSGAIQAAAQQGAWVIGVDQDEYNTTFNRGAVQGADKLITSAIKRVDNAVFDTIKSVVEGNWSNEPYVGTTANGGVDYADCHDACAVITPEIKAKVEEVKQGLANGTIKTNVTVE; encoded by the coding sequence ATGGCCAAACCGTTCCGCAGCATCGTGTTGTTGCTCGCGCTGCTGATCCCGTTGCTGACCGCCTGTGGCGGCGGCGGCCAGACGGCAGCCAGCCCCTCGCCGCAAGCCGCGGCATCGCCCTCGTCCGCCGCATCGCCAGAAGCCTCACCAGAAGCATCGCCAGAAGCATCGCCGCAGGCCACTGCCGGCGCGGGCGGCAACGCCAGCAACGTGCGCGTCGCGCTGGTGACCGACGTCGGCAAAGTCAATGACGGCACCTTCAACCAATTCGCCTATGAGGGTCTGGTGCGCGCGCGCGACGAGCTGGGCGTGCAGATCGACTTCATTGAGACGCAGCAGCCCACCGACTACGAGCGCAACCTGGATCAGTTCGCCAACCAGGACTACGATCTGGTGATCGGCGTCGGCTTCCTGATGGGCGAGGCGGTTCAGGCCGCGGCGGCGCGCCACCCCGACGTCAACTTCGCGATCGTTGACTACGCCTACGAAAATCCCGCGCCCAATCTCAAGGGCCTGATCTTCAACGAGGATGAGGCGGCCTACATGGTCGGCACCATGGCGGCGCTGGTGAGCAAGAGCAACGTGATCGGCGTAGTCGGCGGCATCGACGTGCCGGCGGTGCAGAAGTTCGTCAAGGGCTACGAGGCCGGCGCCAAAGCACAGAAGCCCGACATTCGCGTGCTGTCGGTGTACATTCCGAGCTTCACCGATCCGGCGGCCGGCGCCGAGGCGGCGCGCTCGATGATCGCCGAAGGCGCGGATGTGATCTTCGGCGCGGGCGGCCAGACTGGATCGGGCGCGATCCAGGCCGCGGCGCAGCAGGGCGCCTGGGTCATCGGCGTGGACCAGGACGAGTACAACACCACCTTCAACCGCGGCGCGGTGCAGGGCGCCGACAAACTGATCACCAGCGCGATCAAGCGCGTGGACAACGCCGTCTTCGATACGATCAAATCGGTGGTTGAGGGCAATTGGAGCAACGAGCCCTACGTGGGTACCACAGCCAATGGCGGCGTGGACTATGCCGACTGCCACGACGCCTGCGCAGTGATCACACCGGAGATCAAAGCCAAAGTCGAAGAGGTCAAGCAGGGCCTGGCCAACGGCACGATCAAGACCAACGTCACCGTGGAATAA
- a CDS encoding potassium channel family protein: protein MQAIIVGCGRVGVLLAHLLEDDGHHVTVVDKNPTAFRNLGAGFRGRTVAGVGFDRDVLREAGIERADALAAVTSGDNSNFITATVARDTFHVPIVVARIYDPQREQIYRRLGIRTISSTVWGAQTIKRMILHSDLGESQPLGNGEVHLVRAQVNELLVGHTVRELNYTGEITVYAIERLGRAFVPRASTTLEMGDVLHLSVAATALPRIEGLIQR from the coding sequence ATGCAGGCGATCATCGTCGGCTGTGGCCGCGTTGGCGTGCTGCTGGCCCATCTGCTGGAGGATGACGGCCACCACGTCACGGTTGTCGATAAGAATCCAACCGCCTTTCGCAACCTGGGCGCCGGCTTCCGCGGACGCACCGTTGCCGGTGTCGGCTTCGATCGCGACGTGCTGCGCGAGGCCGGCATCGAACGCGCCGATGCGCTGGCGGCGGTGACCAGCGGCGACAACTCCAATTTCATCACCGCCACCGTCGCGCGCGATACCTTCCACGTACCGATCGTGGTGGCGCGCATCTACGACCCGCAGCGCGAGCAGATCTACCGCCGGCTGGGCATCCGTACCATCAGCTCGACCGTCTGGGGCGCGCAGACCATCAAGCGGATGATTCTGCATAGCGACCTGGGCGAGAGCCAGCCGCTGGGCAACGGCGAGGTCCATCTGGTACGCGCGCAGGTCAACGAGTTACTGGTCGGCCATACCGTGCGCGAGCTGAACTACACCGGCGAGATCACGGTGTATGCTATCGAGCGCCTGGGCCGCGCCTTTGTGCCGCGCGCCTCAACCACCCTGGAGATGGGCGATGTGCTGCACCTCAGCGTGGCTGCTACGGCGCTGCCGCGCATCGAGGGCCTGATCCAGCGCTAG
- a CDS encoding cation transporting ATPase C-terminal domain-containing protein: MLFAGGHASDVPALKAAYVGVALGESSSPAARQAADILLLDDNIATISAMIAEGRAVEQRARRLVMLNLATTVVKQAALIIALISGLPLLLTVGQQLAIDALGGMLPGLGIGAGRPDPRFMQRPPRPSGRPLLSRKVYLLGYGFFGPLATLLALVVPLIYARIQRVGQGPLAVYDLLHNSLQPYMQRIATPAGVHTLITTSLYVTVSIAALLGFALVPRSLAPGDRWPRLVLFGLVALSFLLLAAIILFEPIHPYIDLISIPWWGWLAAVAATTVAALAEAIRQRLNPILPPAGAAAPTGDAPIVQRSRA, translated from the coding sequence GTGCTCTTTGCCGGCGGCCATGCCAGCGACGTACCCGCGCTCAAAGCGGCCTATGTCGGCGTGGCCCTGGGCGAGAGCAGCAGTCCGGCCGCGCGCCAGGCCGCCGACATCCTGCTGCTGGACGACAACATCGCCACGATCAGCGCCATGATCGCCGAGGGCCGCGCCGTGGAGCAGCGCGCGCGGCGGCTGGTGATGCTCAACCTGGCCACCACGGTGGTGAAGCAGGCGGCGCTGATCATTGCGCTGATCAGCGGGCTGCCGTTGTTGCTGACCGTGGGGCAGCAACTGGCAATCGACGCTTTGGGTGGCATGCTGCCCGGCCTGGGCATCGGCGCGGGCCGGCCCGATCCGCGCTTTATGCAGCGGCCACCGCGGCCATCGGGCCGCCCGCTGCTGTCGCGCAAAGTGTACCTGCTGGGCTACGGCTTCTTTGGACCGCTCGCCACGCTGCTGGCGCTGGTCGTGCCGCTGATCTATGCGCGCATCCAGCGTGTGGGCCAGGGGCCGCTGGCAGTGTACGATCTGCTGCACAACAGTCTGCAACCCTACATGCAGCGCATCGCCACGCCGGCGGGCGTGCACACGCTGATCACCACCAGTCTATACGTCACCGTCAGCATTGCCGCGCTGTTGGGCTTTGCGCTGGTGCCGCGCTCACTGGCGCCCGGCGACCGCTGGCCGCGACTTGTGCTCTTCGGCCTGGTGGCGCTATCATTTCTGCTGCTGGCGGCGATCATTCTGTTTGAACCGATCCACCCCTACATCGACCTGATCAGCATCCCCTGGTGGGGCTGGCTGGCAGCGGTAGCCGCAACCACCGTTGCAGCGCTGGCTGAAGCGATCCGCCAGCGGCTGAACCCGATCCTGCCCCCGGCGGGCGCAGCGGCGCCGACCGGCGATGCGCCGATCGTGCAGCGCAGCCGGGCCTAG
- a CDS encoding HAD family hydrolase: MTSLAASDTGWQRRSIREMMALDAHDSLQALATTERGLSTDEAEQRLRMVGPGSLTLPTRWHGLRYLTALVIRPVFLPLWLGALIAFALDRARTGQVLALVAALNTLVAAIQERKRERATAALDEDLPAYGRVLRDGFEQWLPTARIAPGDILLLRPGDVVPADARVIDATHLRTTNPLLDSGEVVVHKIAEAVPEDEQISGEAPNIVFAGSKIVSGHGRAVVFATGLRTAFGRIAVLTQQAQEEPSPLLLAFARLGTLVVALGALGALLGYTYTTQQIGLPTLLGLNVVILFLTAAVPTGLMPGITIALVEGARRLQRRNVIFRRLSTVETLGAVTVVCADQTGTITQNQLTVREVWGALGELEVTGVGYRPEGTFRLAQQTVAPDGQPWLSELLRAAALTTTARLLPPDTLRPAWHIIGDPLEAALVVAAAKGGINAATLRSQNHALRYLPPDEMLPLAGALVTQNGSTLLYVRGMPEEILPRCTLLATSAGERPLTADDQQALDAFVRRCRQESMRVIVLARRALAPADEAERPLAQLAQQMTLLGALAVADPPREEVAAVMEACHIAGIRTILLTSDDLLSATSVARRCGILRGTATNVISGPELAQLDDATLRQRLQHGDLVLARLTPELKVRVVRALEDLGEVVK, encoded by the coding sequence ATGACTTCCCTGGCAGCGTCTGACACGGGCTGGCAACGGCGCAGCATCCGCGAGATGATGGCGCTGGACGCGCACGACAGCCTTCAGGCCCTGGCGACTACCGAGCGCGGTCTATCCACCGACGAAGCCGAACAGCGCTTGCGTATGGTCGGCCCCGGCAGCCTGACCCTCCCCACCCGCTGGCATGGTCTGCGTTATCTCACGGCGCTGGTGATCCGCCCGGTGTTTCTCCCGCTCTGGCTTGGCGCGCTGATCGCCTTTGCCCTGGATCGCGCGCGCACCGGCCAGGTGCTGGCGCTGGTCGCCGCGCTCAATACGCTGGTCGCTGCCATTCAGGAGCGCAAACGCGAGCGGGCCACGGCAGCGCTAGATGAAGACCTGCCGGCCTATGGCCGCGTCCTGCGCGACGGCTTCGAACAGTGGCTGCCGACGGCGCGCATCGCGCCAGGCGATATACTGCTGCTGCGTCCAGGCGATGTCGTGCCGGCGGACGCGCGGGTGATCGATGCCACGCACCTGCGCACCACCAACCCCTTGCTCGACTCCGGCGAGGTCGTCGTTCATAAAATCGCCGAAGCAGTACCGGAAGACGAGCAGATCAGCGGCGAAGCGCCCAACATCGTCTTTGCCGGTAGCAAGATCGTCAGCGGCCATGGCCGGGCAGTCGTCTTTGCCACCGGGCTGCGCACCGCCTTCGGACGCATCGCCGTGCTGACGCAGCAGGCCCAGGAAGAGCCAAGCCCGCTGCTGCTGGCGTTCGCGCGGCTGGGCACGCTGGTTGTCGCCCTCGGCGCGTTGGGCGCGCTGCTCGGCTATACGTACACCACGCAGCAGATCGGACTACCCACGCTGCTGGGCCTGAACGTGGTGATCCTGTTTCTGACCGCCGCCGTGCCAACCGGTCTGATGCCCGGTATCACCATCGCGCTGGTAGAGGGCGCGCGCCGCCTGCAACGGCGCAACGTCATCTTCCGCCGCCTGTCCACCGTCGAAACGCTTGGCGCGGTGACCGTCGTCTGCGCAGACCAGACCGGCACGATCACCCAAAACCAGTTGACCGTGCGTGAGGTGTGGGGCGCGCTCGGCGAGCTGGAGGTGACCGGCGTCGGCTACCGTCCTGAGGGCACGTTTCGCCTGGCACAGCAGACCGTCGCCCCGGATGGGCAGCCGTGGCTGAGCGAACTGCTGCGCGCCGCGGCGCTGACCACCACTGCCCGCCTGCTGCCGCCCGATACGCTGCGTCCGGCGTGGCACATCATCGGCGATCCGCTGGAAGCCGCGCTAGTGGTGGCTGCCGCCAAAGGCGGCATCAACGCCGCGACGCTCCGCAGCCAGAACCACGCGCTGCGCTACCTTCCGCCCGACGAGATGCTGCCACTCGCCGGCGCACTGGTGACGCAGAACGGCAGCACGCTGCTCTATGTGCGCGGCATGCCCGAAGAGATACTGCCGCGCTGCACGCTGCTGGCCACGTCCGCAGGCGAGCGCCCACTGACCGCCGATGACCAACAGGCGCTGGACGCCTTTGTGCGCCGCTGCCGCCAGGAGTCGATGCGGGTGATCGTCCTGGCGCGTCGTGCACTTGCCCCAGCGGATGAGGCGGAGCGCCCACTGGCCCAACTGGCGCAACAGATGACCCTGCTGGGCGCGCTGGCGGTCGCCGATCCGCCGCGCGAAGAAGTCGCCGCCGTCATGGAGGCCTGCCACATCGCCGGTATTCGCACCATTCTGCTAACCAGCGACGATCTGCTGAGCGCCACCTCGGTCGCACGGCGCTGCGGCATCCTGCGTGGGACGGCGACCAACGTGATCAGCGGTCCGGAGCTGGCCCAATTGGACGACGCGACGCTGCGCCAACGCCTGCAGCACGGCGACCTGGTGCTGGCGCGGCTCACGCCCGAGCTCAAGGTGCGCGTCGTGCGCGCGCTGGAAGACCTGGGCGAAGTAGTGAAGTAG
- a CDS encoding DUF4388 domain-containing protein, which translates to MQLEGNLARVPLRELLELCAASLVTGMLEVDTPAGRTHLFFVEGTCVHASAPGATGFEAIWPLFELREADFRFVAGAQAPERSVVEPLPEVIARAEGLAQRWARLRPHIPHLDLVPTFVVPAGGEQVRIYEEDWPVLSCVDGARTIAEIAQRAMLDPCEVCEALLRLRQRGLIQLEERLAPAIQTTAPLERPPASLAQDAPSMLRERDERAGFFARLLAELPVAPRAELPAAPTPQPQAPPSAPAEQLSPDDILRLLRT; encoded by the coding sequence ATGCAGCTCGAAGGAAATCTGGCGCGTGTTCCGTTGCGTGAGCTGCTGGAGTTGTGTGCCGCCAGCCTGGTAACCGGCATGCTTGAGGTGGACACCCCGGCAGGGCGGACGCACCTGTTTTTTGTCGAGGGCACTTGCGTGCACGCCTCGGCGCCCGGCGCCACCGGTTTTGAAGCCATTTGGCCGCTGTTTGAACTGCGTGAGGCCGACTTTCGTTTCGTTGCCGGCGCGCAGGCACCGGAACGGAGCGTGGTCGAGCCCTTGCCTGAGGTGATCGCGCGCGCCGAAGGGTTGGCGCAACGTTGGGCGCGGCTGCGTCCGCATATTCCGCATCTCGATCTGGTGCCGACCTTTGTGGTGCCCGCCGGCGGCGAGCAGGTGCGCATCTACGAAGAAGACTGGCCCGTGCTCTCCTGCGTTGATGGCGCACGCACCATCGCCGAGATTGCGCAGCGCGCCATGCTCGATCCCTGTGAGGTTTGCGAAGCGTTGCTGCGCTTGCGCCAGCGTGGGTTGATCCAGCTTGAGGAACGGCTTGCGCCGGCGATCCAGACGACCGCACCGCTGGAGCGGCCGCCGGCTTCGCTCGCTCAGGACGCGCCATCCATGCTGCGCGAGCGGGACGAGCGCGCCGGTTTCTTTGCCCGGCTCTTAGCTGAATTGCCGGTTGCCCCGCGTGCCGAGCTGCCGGCGGCACCCACGCCGCAGCCGCAAGCGCCGCCATCCGCGCCGGCCGAGCAGCTCTCACCCGATGATATTCTGCGCCTGCTGCGCACCTAG
- the panC gene encoding pantoate--beta-alanine ligase, whose translation MEIYTTIAECRAARARLTGTLGFVPTMGYLHAGHLALVRRAKAECAHVAVSIFVNPTQFGPHEDLERYPRDLPRDLALLENEGVDLVFAPSVAEMYPPGYSTYVEVGDVSEPLEGAHRPGHFRGVATVVCKLFNIVQADRAYFGQKDAQQTVVIRRMVRDLNIPTSIVVVPTVRDADGLALSSRNVYLTPEERAAAPVLYRALTAARERYAAGERDAEALRRVMRAVIATEPLARSDYVSVADAETLREIEGPIETGALLSLAVRFGSTRLIDNLPLEPPEAPSPPRQAG comes from the coding sequence ATGGAGATCTACACCACCATCGCTGAATGTCGCGCGGCACGCGCGCGCCTGACGGGCACCCTGGGCTTTGTGCCGACCATGGGCTACCTCCATGCCGGCCATCTGGCGCTGGTGCGCCGCGCCAAGGCCGAGTGTGCGCATGTCGCCGTCAGTATCTTCGTTAATCCGACGCAGTTCGGGCCGCACGAGGACCTGGAGCGCTACCCCCGCGACCTGCCACGCGACCTGGCGCTGCTGGAAAACGAAGGCGTCGATCTGGTCTTCGCGCCCTCGGTCGCCGAGATGTACCCGCCCGGCTACAGCACCTATGTCGAGGTTGGCGATGTCAGCGAACCGCTGGAGGGCGCGCACCGTCCCGGCCACTTCCGGGGGGTGGCGACAGTGGTCTGCAAGCTGTTCAACATTGTCCAGGCGGATCGCGCCTACTTCGGCCAGAAGGACGCGCAGCAGACCGTGGTGATCCGCCGCATGGTGCGCGATCTCAACATCCCTACATCGATCGTGGTCGTGCCGACGGTACGCGACGCGGACGGCCTGGCGCTCTCCAGCCGCAACGTCTATCTCACGCCGGAGGAGCGCGCCGCCGCGCCGGTGCTGTACCGCGCTTTGACGGCGGCCCGTGAGCGGTATGCCGCGGGCGAGCGCGATGCCGAGGCGCTGCGCCGCGTGATGCGTGCCGTCATCGCCACCGAGCCGCTGGCGCGCAGCGACTATGTCAGTGTGGCCGATGCGGAAACCCTGCGCGAGATCGAGGGTCCAATCGAAACGGGCGCGCTGCTGTCGCTGGCGGTGCGCTTCGGCAGCACACGCCTGATCGACAACCTCCCCCTGGAGCCGCCCGAAGCACCATCACCGCCGCGCCAGGCGGGCTGA
- the panB gene encoding 3-methyl-2-oxobutanoate hydroxymethyltransferase, with product MRITIHEIQAMKTRGERIPMLTAYDYTTAKALDAAGIPLILVGDSLGMVVLGYASTVPVTLEDMLHHIKAVVRGTERALIVGDLPFLTYATPELALRNAGRLLQEGGCQAVKLEGGAAIAPTVRRLTEAGIPVMGHLGFTPQSVNTLGMHVQAKTAAAAQRLIEDALLLEQAGAFAIVLELIPAPLAQAVTERLRIPTIGIGAGAGCDGQVQVLHDLLGLYTDFVPRHAKQYRRLADEIRAAAGEYADEVRRGAFPTRAHSATMDQAELQEALRRVADRGAMPDANP from the coding sequence ATGCGCATCACCATTCATGAGATCCAGGCCATGAAGACGCGCGGCGAGCGCATTCCGATGCTGACGGCCTATGACTACACCACCGCGAAGGCACTTGACGCCGCCGGTATTCCGCTGATCCTGGTCGGCGACTCGCTCGGCATGGTGGTGCTGGGCTATGCCTCGACCGTACCGGTGACGCTCGAGGATATGCTGCACCACATCAAAGCGGTCGTGCGCGGCACCGAGCGGGCGTTGATCGTGGGCGATCTGCCGTTTCTGACCTATGCCACGCCCGAACTGGCCCTGCGCAATGCCGGTCGTTTGCTGCAGGAAGGTGGCTGCCAGGCGGTCAAGCTGGAAGGCGGTGCGGCGATCGCGCCTACGGTGCGCCGTCTGACCGAGGCCGGCATTCCGGTGATGGGCCATCTCGGCTTTACGCCCCAATCGGTCAACACACTGGGCATGCACGTACAGGCCAAAACCGCCGCAGCCGCGCAGCGCCTGATCGAGGATGCGCTCCTGCTGGAGCAGGCCGGTGCGTTCGCCATTGTGCTGGAGCTTATTCCGGCGCCGCTGGCGCAGGCGGTGACCGAGCGGCTGCGCATTCCCACCATCGGCATCGGCGCGGGCGCCGGCTGCGACGGACAGGTGCAGGTGCTACATGATCTGCTCGGCCTGTACACCGATTTTGTTCCTCGGCACGCCAAACAGTACCGCCGCCTGGCCGATGAGATTCGCGCCGCCGCCGGCGAGTACGCCGATGAGGTGCGCCGTGGTGCGTTTCCCACGCGCGCGCACAGCGCCACGATGGATCAAGCGGAACTGCAGGAGGCACTGCGCCGCGTGGCCGATCGCGGCGCCATGCCTGACGCGAACCCATAA
- a CDS encoding Rossmann-like and DUF2520 domain-containing protein, translating to MTTLPQPSTADDDVRPSLAIIGLGRVGTVLGRALHAVGYRIVAVAGRDAQQAQALAAQWQARAVDNLTAARSADLTLLTIPDDALGPVVSDLAAAGAWHSAQAVVHTSGALPAAVLEPAQRRGAAIGSFHPLAAFASRTMAMPAGISVAIEAQAPLRDTLWRMARAIGATPLPIEARDKPLYHAAAVIASNYTVTLAAIAAQLLQRLGATPEQSLDALLPLMRTTLDNLEQQGLPAALTGPLVRGDLGTLERHLQALERVAPAIATFYRCLAHGTLPLAQARGLSSERVGAIRDALTLPAELLRDSRSEEPF from the coding sequence ATGACCACACTTCCGCAGCCGTCGACGGCTGATGATGACGTTCGCCCTTCGCTCGCGATTATTGGGTTGGGTCGCGTCGGCACGGTGCTGGGCCGCGCCCTGCATGCCGTTGGCTACCGCATTGTCGCGGTTGCCGGCCGCGATGCGCAGCAGGCCCAGGCGCTGGCCGCGCAGTGGCAGGCGCGCGCGGTTGACAACCTCACCGCCGCGCGCAGCGCCGATCTGACGTTGCTAACGATCCCTGATGACGCGCTAGGTCCTGTCGTGAGCGACCTCGCCGCTGCCGGCGCCTGGCACAGCGCTCAGGCCGTGGTGCATACCAGCGGCGCGCTGCCCGCTGCCGTGCTCGAACCGGCGCAACGCCGGGGAGCCGCGATCGGCAGTTTCCACCCGCTGGCCGCCTTTGCCAGTCGCACGATGGCCATGCCGGCAGGCATCAGTGTAGCGATCGAGGCGCAAGCGCCGCTGCGTGACACGCTCTGGCGCATGGCGCGGGCGATCGGCGCCACGCCGCTGCCGATCGAGGCTCGTGACAAGCCGCTGTACCATGCTGCCGCGGTGATCGCCTCCAACTACACCGTCACGCTGGCCGCCATCGCCGCGCAGCTACTCCAACGCCTGGGCGCGACGCCGGAGCAGAGTCTGGACGCACTGCTGCCGCTAATGCGCACCACGCTCGACAATCTGGAACAGCAGGGCCTGCCCGCGGCGCTGACCGGTCCGCTGGTGCGCGGCGATCTCGGTACACTGGAGCGCCACCTGCAGGCGCTCGAGCGTGTGGCACCGGCGATCGCCACCTTCTACCGCTGCCTGGCGCACGGCACACTGCCGCTCGCCCAGGCGCGCGGCCTGAGCAGCGAGCGCGTCGGCGCGATCCGTGACGCGCTCACCCTGCCCGCCGAGCTGCTGCGTGATTCCCGGTCCGAAGAGCCTTTCTAA
- the ureG gene encoding urease accessory protein UreG, which translates to MSEATQQRAIRIGIAGPVGSGKTALVECLCRVLKDRYNLAVVTNDIYTKEDALFLLRRGVLAEERIRGVETGGCPHSAIRDDVSMNLEAIVALEESLGPLDFILVESGGDNLAASFSPELVDVWIYVIDVSGGDKIPRKGGPGITRSDLLLINKIDLAPLVGASLEVMDRDSRIMRRERPFLFTNLKAGQGLDQVVQWVEGLRHQPQRRPRMADGRLAFTGPVECHHHHHHPA; encoded by the coding sequence ATGAGTGAAGCAACCCAACAGCGTGCCATCCGCATCGGCATCGCCGGGCCGGTGGGCAGCGGCAAGACGGCCCTGGTGGAGTGCCTGTGCCGGGTCCTGAAGGACCGCTACAACCTGGCCGTGGTGACCAACGACATCTACACCAAGGAAGATGCCCTCTTCCTCCTGCGCCGGGGCGTCCTGGCCGAGGAACGGATCCGGGGCGTGGAGACGGGCGGCTGTCCCCATTCGGCCATCCGGGACGACGTCTCCATGAACCTGGAAGCCATCGTGGCGCTGGAGGAAAGCCTCGGCCCCCTGGATTTCATCCTGGTGGAGAGCGGCGGCGACAACCTGGCCGCTTCCTTCAGCCCGGAGCTGGTGGACGTCTGGATCTATGTCATCGACGTCTCCGGCGGCGATAAAATCCCCCGCAAGGGCGGGCCCGGCATTACCCGCTCCGACCTCCTCCTGATCAACAAGATCGACCTGGCCCCCCTGGTGGGCGCCTCTCTGGAAGTCATGGACCGGGACAGCCGCATCATGCGGAGGGAACGTCCATTCCTCTTCACCAACCTGAAAGCCGGCCAGGGGCTGGATCAGGTGGTCCAGTGGGTGGAAGGGTTGCGCCATCAGCCCCAGCGCCGCCCCCGCATGGCCGATGGCCGCCTGGCCTTCACCGGTCCCGTCGAATGCCACCATCACCACCATCACCCCGCCTGA